The Cucumis melo cultivar AY chromosome 9, USDA_Cmelo_AY_1.0, whole genome shotgun sequence genome includes the window ataattatatttaaaactTATTAATACATTAATTCTCATATGTGTTACTCTCGAATGTCGATTTTACAaaatgaaaaactaaaaaaaaggcACGAATGTTGAAAACTAAAGAAAAGGCACGAATGTTGAAAAACTAAAGAAAAGGCACAAATAGatattaaagaaaattataaattttacacaaatttTTCATTATGTTAAGTAAGTTGACATACTTGCAAAAGTGCCTAAATTCATTCAATATTAATTCATGCAATTGATAAGACCCCTAAAGAGTTAAAAGTGTATAAATTGATAATTACCTTTAGTTTAAAAGtcatttcattatttaatttaaaacaattttaaaatggaagtAAGGATAAGAACCTTTTAAGTCTAATTTTGGGCCCTGAGGGACCAAAATGAAACCTTCAAGCAAATACACCTACTTATTTGTGTTCCTAAATACTTAAATCAGAAAAAATAGTCCAGATGAGGCCATGAAAAGGATTACTTCCTTTCTCTTTGAACAGCACTAATGGCAATTTGGGTGACAAGCACTTCTAAATCTCATCCAGATGATTTTGCCACAACATAATTTTACTTGTCAAAATTTTTATATGTTCATGTATCGTAAGGCACAAAATTACATCCCTTTATGTTaatgaaataaaacaaaaccataATTACAAAGGAAAGACAGCACTCACAATTACCTCTATTCAATATACAGTAACAGGTAGAACTACTGTCTCATCAAACCTTTGAAGAAATCAAAGGTCTGTGAGGAGAAAAATAAGGAGAAGCCCAAGTCTGCATTATGGGAGCCTTCATGCGTCCAGATGTAACAATAAATTAATCCTGGTATTGAGTTATAACCTGCAAACGTCATCCTCTCACTTAGGCAACACGTTCAAAGGACAATAAGTACAACAAGTACAATAAGTACAATAAGTACAACAAGTACAATAAGTACAAGAAACTGTGCAACTACTTTGATACAATATTTAGCAAAATTGCACAATCAACAAACAGGGAAGAATTTGAATAAAACTAAACTGAAAATTCTACATCCAAGCTATTAACATTATGACTTCCTCTcctttatttttgttatattgtgCTTGTTTACAGAAACAATCCAAACTTCACTGTGACAAGGAGCAGTCAATGTACATTACATTGAGCACAACTATAATGTTGCACTAATAAAATGCAACAAAAATAAATGTCCAAGGCATAGAAGGACTGAAATCATGGTGCTGGAAGAAATATGAAACACAATACTCAGAGTGCACATTGCTGACTCTAACGTCACAGATGAAACTTAGACAGCTTACCTGAGATATTAAGGGTTTAGCATGCTCCTCCCACTCAGTAGACCACCTACGAGAACCCATTTCTACTATGCTCTTTTTTAGTGAATGCAAAGCATTGCATTCATTGGGAAATCCTCTGAAAAGCATCTGTACAAATCACAATAAATGAATTGCGAGCACCGATCTagtaaacaaaaacaaaatggaaaTCAAGCTACTATCATATTTATTTCCAGTTTATTGCAACTCCAGAGATTTCTATAGGAtatggtttttaaaaaaaaaattaatcaaaaaaCACACATGGGTATATGGTCGATACTTCTATTGTAATTACATTCATTCCGTTTCATACAAATAATGATGATACTTTAACAACATtcattaattttcatatttttaactCACAAGAGAAACACATTGGACATAAGCAATTACCCTGCAATCCTATTCATCATCCTGTTCAACGAAAAAACTCACCAATAGTTCATCTGCTAGCTCTGACGATGATGAAAAGAGGATACCATTTTTCCCTACTTTCACAAGTTCGTCGATGCTaagagaaagaaaacaaaaatgtagAATTGAAACAAATCACAAGTTAAATGCCTTGAAAATGTCTGTGCTAAATTGAACAAAGGCAAAAGATGTGGAAAAGAGTTTACCATGAGTAGGAAACTGCACAGACAGGAAGTCCACAACCAAACATATCGACAACCTATTAATCAAGATGGCACATTGATCACCTTCAGAAGTAAGCCTATGGCAGAAAATTATTTTCTTCCATGATACTATGACGTATAAGCTTCAACTACAGAATTATTATATACCTTCATCGGAAGGTCTAAGCCTGATGAAGAAGTATGCAAACAAACACCCAGATCTGCTGATCCTGTGCAAATAATGGATACCCATGTATATCGTTATTAGTCTTGTCAGAAAGATAAAATGGGGACGTACAAATCTTAGGTTGTTACAAACTACCGAGAAGTAATGGGTAATCCTCTGCAGACAGCCACATTGTACGAAATGCCACACGCTTAAGGTGTAATTTACTGATCTTATCTTCATACTCTTGTTTGTCAGGCCCTTTACCTTTATAGACAAAGTTGCTAATTTAGAGAAGCCCAATTGGAAGCAGATATTTCAGTAGGTGACAAGCAATTTACCAGTAATGATGAATAATAACCTAGGGAATAAACATTGCTTTTCATCATAGATTTCTTTCCAGACAAATTCGTCAGGAATTGAATCATCCTCATTTAAGAGTGCAGCAACACGCCTATCATACATGACTGCAGCTTCTAAAAGGATATTAAAATCTTCATCTGGTGTCCTGAAAAGACATCACAGGAAGTTAAGGCAGCGATCTCAAGGTTTAAAAAGATATTAAGGAAGTCACCAATACACTGGTTTTACGGTAAAAAGAAGTCCCAAACTTTTCAACTGAATGTTACCATTAGAAATATTCAACTTTTTTCCTAAGAAgccatttgaaaaaaaaaattctgaaGATCTCAATATCCTGACAGGTTAATATAAACTATCATATTCACTTCAACAGCCAAAAAACACCTAGAAAGAATATTGAAAGTGCAATCATAGAAGAACCTCCAAGAAAAAAAGTGTAAGAAATCATTTTTTTCAAGAATCATTACTAAATTGGGTCAAACTTAAAACCTAACCAGCTTGTGCTGCTCACAACAACTGCAGGTCTGTTTTGCTTCAAGAATATATCCTTCCCCACCAGGCGAGTTAAAAAAGTCTCCTGATGCTCATGACCTAACATTCCTGCACCTACTAACAATAGTGTTAACTTAAATGAACAAAGGAAATTCAAAATTCTCATACATTATATTGGTTATTAAGTtttttgttgaataagaaaatgTTACATCCTAAATCTCCAACATACATATTGAAATATAGATCTTACCATAGCTAACACAATCTTGAAGACCAAGAGGTTGAATAATATTATTATGTAGCCTATAAAACAACTAAATGAACAACATACTTAGTTTATATATCTAGACAGAGTGAAACAATAAATACGAACAAAACTTACCTCATGTTTTTCCAGAAGTGAAGCAACGTGAAAAAACTCTGGAGATTGATCATAGAAAACAGTGGCTCTACATAAAGAAAAAAGGGtggtaaaaaagaataaaaatgaaCTAATTATTTATAATACTCGAGAATAAATTCTCATGTGGTTCTATTAGATGAAATATGACTTTGTTGCCATCCACCCAGCAGTCCCATCCTCTTACTTGATATCCCAGTTTTCAGCCAATTCATGTTGCATTGCCTTCGTGACACAAAAGGAGCCATCTGCCATCTTCCCAAAATGCTTTTCAATCCTAAGCACACATCAAATCATAATTAGCGAAGAATAAATCACACACTGAATGGACAAAAGAGGGCAGAGAAAAAGTATTCATTACCAACGGTATACAGCAACAAAACTGCTGTTTCTTCCTAGGGATAGGGCAAGCAAAGTATGGCCAAAATTATGCCAATCAATGATAAATGCAGATCGCTTTAGAACGCTAACCCATTTTACAGCGATTAACGTTGGAACAGAAGGAGGATTCTGCTAAAGAAAAACTCACGGATTATGGTACAAATTGAACATAAATAATAAATCTCAATATATACACTGGAAAATCAGATGCTAGCATAAATGCCTTTCACCAAGTCTCATGTGTGAGGTACAACTTCtgaaacataaaaataatactAGTAAAATATGATTGTACACCCTAGTGAACACAGTCGGTCAATCAATGTTTCATCAAAATATCGAAGTGTAAAAGAGGAAACGAGATAAACAATAATCTGCTTATTTGCAGGCAAATAGCCCGAGTCTGGAGTTGTAGCAAGAAACTTTATTACAACTGGAAGCAAATTATTATGCTAGAATAGAAAAGAGGAAGTCAATCCAAATATCATTCTATGAATAGCTTATTCATATGAatgttaaatttcaaatttttgtttataGCAAAACGGAAAAACCCTATGTTTTTTTACTGTAACATCCGCCTTCACGTTGAAAGAGTTGGAAAAGGGGGAGGCGGTGAAATTGAAGAAAGGCAGTTTGATGAGAAGGTAAAGTTGGGTGAAGTTTTGAAAAAGGTGTGTGTTGAGTTTTGAAGGTAGTGATAATGTTTTGAAGGCAGGAAAATCCTGAATAACGAAAATTGGACGCAGAAGGGACAGGTGTGTCTGGAAAGAAATCTATGATGAAAAAGGCGAAGGACACCAAAGAGAATTTAAGCTTTGTTGGAATTGTTGGTCGTGAATGACCCTTCCTGTGCCAAAGTTTGCTTGAAATGTTGTTTAGTTCTAATATATGATTTCAAAGCTTTCTCTAGTAAAGTTTTGATAAATGCAAAAGCaaatttggtttttgaaaagcTATGAATTAAAATATGTGTGTTTAAGAGTGCTTTCGAATGTTTAAGTAACAGTTTTACTTGAATGTTTATGATCAAATGGTTATTAAGAAATGGTTATTAAGAAATGGTTTTTAAATCATTGGGTCTGGAACCCGAAATGATAGGTCAAACTTTGTGAGCACGTATGACTGGCCACAAGGCATTGAGTGCGTCCGCCTTTGCTAGAAAAATGATGTGAGATATGTCCACCAAGTCAACTGAATGTGTGGACATTATCCACTTCAACACCTAAGCGTGTTGAGATTGTCCACCTCAGTGGCTGAAAGTGTTGAGTAAGCGTCCACATTCAGAATGTGGACGTGTTGAGGCTATCTGTCTCAGGAAAGTTTTTGGGGTACATGTCTTGTGAAGTCTTGGTCGTGGATAAAAATGGTAGATGCGTTGAAAAGTGttgttgaaatttttttcttgTATGCTTGCTGAAAATGTTTTATTGTTATGTTTTCAAAGGctgttttttaaaatgttttttctCCAGGTAGCTAAGAGTTTCAGTCGCCCAACGGAAGTCTGCCTTCGCCGCATATAAGAGTTGCATCCTTACCACTTAGTTATAAACATAGTCTGGACATTCATAGCCAGTTTGTAGTCGTACACTTAATGAAAAGTATCCATTGCACATTTAGGGGAATAGGGTGTGAGAATTGTACTTAGTTTTCTCGGAGGTTGAGCAAAATGCTTGGTATTCATGTTCGTACTAGGCgctgaaaaattaataaaagtttgactttcttttttttttttaatagaaacaactttcattgagaaaaaatgaaagaatacaagggtataaaaaaaaaataacaagtCCAACAAAAAAGAACCCCACTAAAGGAAGGGGATCCAACTAAGATTAAGTTTAGATTCTTTATACATTATTGTTCTTTTGGTTCTTTTATGTTAAGAATTCGTTTGAGAGGTTTGGTCCTCTGCATTGTATGGGAGTTTTACTAGGCGTCAAGTGTCACCTTGCATAGAGGCGTTGGCACTTCCCTCGCCTGTCACATCCCCTCACAGTTCAAGTAGATGAATCGGGAGGGGGTGTGGCATTTACCATCAAGAAACTCCCCATCTCTCTCCTCTAGAGAATGACATATCGTTCAAAAAAAACCAAGAGACATCTTAACGCCCAGAAACCAAAGAGAAAAATATAGCATGTGATGtgaatttgttttaaatacGATGCAATCATGAAGATACATGATAaccttaattatttatttacctGCACAATGAAGAAGGCAGGTGAACGAATTCTAACAAGGAACCAAAGAAGCATAAGAAACTGAATGAGTGGCTTGACCAGTAGTGTTACAGGTCGGAATATCCATGGCAGATTTTGAAGGAATTTTGGCCATGGTGTCTGTGATGTACAACAAGAGAAATTGAGGAAGTCCAGTAGAgtagaaagaaggaaaaaagaaacaaaacaataaaaacTTCTGCACAAGTACCATGGTATGTATATGAATAGATCTGTGCTCTAGAAGTGCAGAGTGGGGCTGAGAGCCTATTTAGCATCCAAATTCAAAATTAGCATCCCATAAAcatgataaaataataaaacttaaAGATGAATTGAAGACTCATGATCATAAGttgtaataaataatattaaaaatagaaGTCTTCTAGATAACATCTTGAATCCACTAGATCAAAACAACTGCAAATGAAAATGTTCCTCGAGAAGGTTGGGTGATAATATGGGAGAATTACCTAAAAAAGAACAAGataaagaaggaagaaaaatgcTCCCTAATAACATGGAAGTGtgaaaatacaaaaaacatAAAGACGTGAACAAAACATTCTAGATTAACCTATTGTATTAGAAAGCATACCAACCTCCATAAGCAACAATGTCCACCTCCAAATTTGCCTATAATATCAATCAAAAGAACCAAATATAAATCAGAATTGAAAAGGCAAGTTATGAAAACCATCAGACCACTACATGGAGAAAATCATAATTCATGTGTTGTATTTAAAGAACAATTCTTTCTACTTCtgaattatctttttcttctacTTCACAAAAATCAAGGTTCATATACTCCTACAGATCTTAATTAGTGATATTAAAGCCAAACTGATCTTTGTTTAGCTTACCAAATTCATCAAAGGCATATAATTGAGAAATCGAAAGTTTATAAATACAAATATGAGGCAACATAACAATCCAAATAGGCATGAACGCCCAAGGTCAAAAGGAGAAAGGCAAAAAAGAACATCAATTGATATGAATTACAACAAGGAGTGGAACTGCAAAAAGCTTTTTTCAATAGGATACAATGTTATGCCATCTCAAACTTCGAAGTCCAGTAAAATCAAGAAAATCTTTAACGTATCTTTAGAAATCAAAGAAATCACAGATGCCAACAATGAAAAGCTAAATTGAACATATTACACTAATCAAGGGTCAATTGGAAAAATGATCGAATCATACCTGGCAGGCAAGAGAAAGAGCATGATACTGCATACGAGGACTTCGACCAAGATCACCAAGAACGACAACACAAGCTCGACCTCCCTTCCCTTTCCTGCTGGTTTTCTTCATCATTTCCGCTTAAAATTGTAACGATCAATTAGTCAGTTTCCAAAATCCCAATTATGTTAAATTTCTAATGTAATTTTGTTCAAGAAAATCATACCTTAGAAAAGACAATCTAAGAAGCTTTTCTCTGCCCTCTCTCTGGTTGCTACTTGCTAGTAGTTGAAAATTTGGTGCATCAAAACAGCGGCAGCAATCCAATGGGGCAAACAAAAACCAGACCTTAGAGGTGGCGtcaagatttattttttaattatatcaaaGAATTCCAAGTCAACCTCAAATATAAAAAGAAGTAAAGAGATAAAAAGTATGCTTTTTTTGGTTTAGTCAAACTAGAAATCAGATAACTTCTTAGATTCAAAATTAccctaaaataaaaatagtagTTTGACGGAACTGACAATGGACCTCAATGAAAGTCTCAACCTAAAAAAGTAACTCAAAGGCATCAAACATAAAAGACAACCCACTAGTGAAGCTTCAATCTAAAACAACACGTCAACTAAAGAGAGAACCTCAAACTAACACAATCCAAGAAGAGCGAGAAGTAAAGAAGATGCCTAATCTTTCTCGTGCCTCCTCTTGAGCATTGTCAAATTCATAATAGTCATCCTCATCACTTACAAACAAGTTCTTTTTAAGGAAATGAAGCTTTTCGTTGAAATAATGAAAAGAGGATAACAGTCAAAATCCAAGCAAACAAGACAAAAGAACACAAGTGCAATCCAAGTACATAAAACTATCCTCGAAAAGTAAGCACATTcgaatttaaacataaatcttGTATGCAGAAACTGACAAAATGCTTTGAAAGGGAACACTAGGTGGGTCATTACATAGCAGGGACAAGAAGTATCTTCATCAAGGAGATTGCCAAACTGCATACAGTGTTGCCATGTTCCATTGTTTATGGTTGGTCATCCTCCACTACCTCTACTATCATTAAGTTTTACTAAGCCCAGTcttataaaactaaaaatataaattttaactTCTAACACCTCTGTTTTCTCCCAAGGATTTTAACTTCCAACACTTCGACTTGGGAACAAAGGATTTGAAGCAATAGATCCACCACGGTGCATGTGAGAAATTCATTGGCATAACACAAATAAGTACAGCACACAACCCTACGAGTTGAAAGGAGTCTAAAAGTGGTATTTCTTGAGTAAATATGTATAATTGGCATGTTTAAAGAATCAGGAGATGTTTATGATGTCATAGAAACAACACTCTTGATGTACATAATCTTCAATGGGTTTCATTTGATCTACAATAAAATTCAGCATCATAAAAATCTGCTTGGAATCGCCATGTGTTTTATCATGGGCCATAAATCGATGAAGGATTCCATATACTTCAATGAAACTAAAACCGGGAGACTTTTTCATTCCCTTCCTTTCCATAGCTTCTCTCATATTTTTGGCATCATCCCAACGCTTATCAGCAGCATATATGTTGGATAAGCCAACATATCTACCATCATGATTTGGATCTAACTCAACAAGCCTCCTTCCTACTACTTTTGCAATATCCAGTTTTCCATGTTTCATACAGCCACTAAGGAGCGCGCCTAACATGGAAGATGTTGGTTGGACAGGCATTTGACACAAGAATTGGTATGCCTCAGATACCTGACCAGCTCTTGATAAGACATCTACCATACAAGCATAATGCTCAACCTTTGGAAACATACCATGTTTACGAAGGCAATCAAAGAAATACCAAGCCTCTTCCACCAGTCCCCCATGAGCACAACAACTTAACAAGCACAAGTATGTGATCTCATCCGGCACAATCCCAACCATTTGCATCTTGCAAAACAAGTCCAGAGACTCTTTAATCAACCCATGTGTTGCCAA containing:
- the LOC103499272 gene encoding UDP-glycosyltransferase TURAN isoform X2, which codes for MMKKTSRKGKGGRACVVVLGDLGRSPRMQYHALSLACQANLEVDIVAYGGSQPHSALLEHRSIHIHTMTPWPKFLQNLPWIFRPVTLLVKPLIQFLMLLWFLVRIRSPAFFIVQNPPSVPTLIAVKWVSVLKRSAFIIDWHNFGHTLLALSLGRNSSFVAVYRWIEKHFGKMADGSFCVTKAMQHELAENWDIKATVFYDQSPEFFHVASLLEKHELFYRLHNNIIQPLGLQDCVSYGAGMLGHEHQETFLTRLVGKDIFLKQNRPAVVVSSTSWTPDEDFNILLEAAVMYDRRVAALLNEDDSIPDEFVWKEIYDEKQCLFPRLLFIITGKGPDKQEYEDKISKLHLKRVAFRTMWLSAEDYPLLLGSADLGVCLHTSSSGLDLPMKVVDMFGCGLPVCAVSYSCIDELVKVGKNGILFSSSSELADELLMLFRGFPNECNALHSLKKSIVEMGSRRWSTEWEEHAKPLISQVITQYQD
- the LOC103499272 gene encoding UDP-glycosyltransferase TURAN isoform X3, which codes for MMKKTSRKGKGGRACVVVLGDLGRSPRMQYHALSLACQANLEVDIVAYGGSQPHSALLEHRSIHIHTMTPWPKFLQNLPWIFRPVTLLVKPLIQFLMLLWFLVRIRSPAFFIVQNPPSVPTLIAVKWVSVLKRSAFIIDWHNFGHTLLALSLGRNSSFVAVYRWIEKHFGKMADGSFCVTKAMQHELAENWDIKATVFYDQSPEFFHVASLLEKHELFYRLHNNIIQPLGLQDCVSYGMLGHEHQETFLTRLVGKDIFLKQNRPAVVVSSTSWTPDEDFNILLEAAVMYDRRVAALLNEDDSIPDEFVWKEIYDEKQCLFPRLLFIITGKGPDKQEYEDKISKLHLKRVAFRTMWLSAEDYPLLLGSADLGVCLHTSSSGLDLPMKVVDMFGCGLPVCAVSYSCIDELVKVGKNGILFSSSSELADELLMLFRGFPNECNALHSLKKSIVEMGSRRWSTEWEEHAKPLISQVITQYQD
- the LOC103499272 gene encoding UDP-glycosyltransferase TURAN isoform X1 translates to MMKKTSRKGKGGRACVVVLGDLGRSPRMQYHALSLACQANLEVDIVAYGGSQPHSALLEHRSIHIHTMTPWPKFLQNLPWIFRPVTLLVKPLIQFLMLLWFLVRIRSPAFFIVQQNPPSVPTLIAVKWVSVLKRSAFIIDWHNFGHTLLALSLGRNSSFVAVYRWIEKHFGKMADGSFCVTKAMQHELAENWDIKATVFYDQSPEFFHVASLLEKHELFYRLHNNIIQPLGLQDCVSYVGAGMLGHEHQETFLTRLVGKDIFLKQNRPAVVVSSTSWTPDEDFNILLEAAVMYDRRVAALLNEDDSIPDEFVWKEIYDEKQCLFPRLLFIITGKGPDKQEYEDKISKLHLKRVAFRTMWLSAEDYPLLLGSADLGVCLHTSSSGLDLPMKVVDMFGCGLPVCAVSYSCIDELVKVGKNGILFSSSSELADELLMLFRGFPNECNALHSLKKSIVEMGSRRWSTEWEEHAKPLISQVITQYQD